The genomic region GCCAAGTTAAAAAAAAAATTATATAATGCACGGATTATAGATGGATCAAAAATTAATAGAACGAGAGTTTCTATTCTTTCCACAGTGAGAGTTAAAAATTTAACCCATGGAGGAGAACAAATATATACCTTAGTTCCAGAAGGAGAAGCTGACTTAAAATCAGGAAAAATATCCATAAACACGCCCATATCAACAGGGTTACTTGGAAAACAAATAGGAGAAATAGCCCATATTAAGTTGCCTAATAAAATGATACTTGATTATGAAATTTTAGAAATAGCATTTAATGAATAAAAATAATATATTTCAAAAAATAATTAATAATGAAATTATAGCTTATAAAATAGCGGAAAATTCGGATCATTTAGCTTTTTTAGATATTTATCCCTTAAAAATAGGACACACTTTAATAATACCAAAAAAAAGTAATACAGATAAAATTTTTTCTTTATCGGAAAAAGAATTTATCTCTATTATGTCTTTTACAAGAAAAGTAGCTGTAGGTATAGAAAAAATTATTCCTTGTAACCGTGTTGGTATATTTGTTTTAGGATTTGAAATTCCTCATGTACATATTCATTTAATTCCTATGGACAGAGAAAGCGATGGTAATTTTTCCAAAAAAAGAATGGTTTTGTCTTCAAACAATTTACAAAATTTGTCCTATAAAATTAAAAAATCTATTCAAGGATTAGAACATAGATGAAAATTTTCATTTGTGTTCTAATGATTCCAATGAAATAAAATTTTTAATCCTTTTATTGTATGTAATTTATCTTTTATATGAATTTTTTCGATCAAAGGGGTATATATGTGAGAAACACCTCCTGTTGCAATAACAAAACAATTTGTTTTCAATTCTTGATTGACTCTATTAATTAATCCTTCAACCATACTTATATATCCATATATTATTCCACTTTGAATACATGTTTCTGTATACTGTCCTAATATACTAGGAGGTTCTTTTAACTCAATTTTTGATAATTGAGCTGTGTTTCCAATTAAGGCACTTAAAGAACTATTGACTCCTGGAGCTATAATAACCCCTTGAAGTCCCCCATATTTATCTATGCAGGTCAAACTTAATGCAGTTCCAAAATCCACGACTAAAGTCGTTTTTTGATTATTGTATAATGTATATGCAGCTATAGCGTTAGCATACAAATCTGTACCTAATTGATGAGAATAATGTTTAACAGGAGAAGATGAATTTCTATCAACTACAATAGGTTTGATTTTATGTATTTCATATAGAGATTGCTCCACAATATTTGTAAGAGAAGGGACCACTGATCCAATCACAATATTTTGTATAAGTTTGGATAAAATCCCATATTGCTGATATATATTTCTAAATAATAAAATATATTCATCTCGTGATCTATGCGGAGTAGTATTAATAATCCAAGAACAATGACATTCTAAATTATAATGATTATCAAATAATCCAAAACGAAGATTAGAATTTCCAATATTTATTGTTAACAACATGATTCACTTTATTTTTTTTAAACGTCTTTTGAATCAGATAATTGTTTTCTTTCAATTTCAATAATATTTGATTTCATTATATTTATATTAATATATATTAATATATGACTAATATTATAAATTTTAAAACAAAAGGAAAAGGAATTCCTGTCGTCTTGTTACATGGATTCATGGAAAGTTTAGAAATATGGAACTATGTATATGATAACATTTCTAAAAAATATAAAATTATTTCTATTGATCTTCCAGGTCATGGAAAAAGTATTTTTCCATTAAAAGAAAATACAGTTTTTACGATGGAAAAAACTGCAGAAATTGTAAAAAAAATTCTAGAAAAAGAAAATATACAAAAAGCTGTTTTTGTAGGCCACTCTATGGGAGGATATGTTGCTTTAGCAATAGCAGAAAAATATCCAGAAATATTTTTAGGTTTGTG from Blattabacterium cuenoti harbors:
- a CDS encoding HIT family protein, with amino-acid sequence MNKNNIFQKIINNEIIAYKIAENSDHLAFLDIYPLKIGHTLIIPKKSNTDKIFSLSEKEFISIMSFTRKVAVGIEKIIPCNRVGIFVLGFEIPHVHIHLIPMDRESDGNFSKKRMVLSSNNLQNLSYKIKKSIQGLEHR
- a CDS encoding type III pantothenate kinase; amino-acid sequence: MLLTINIGNSNLRFGLFDNHYNLECHCSWIINTTPHRSRDEYILLFRNIYQQYGILSKLIQNIVIGSVVPSLTNIVEQSLYEIHKIKPIVVDRNSSSPVKHYSHQLGTDLYANAIAAYTLYNNQKTTLVVDFGTALSLTCIDKYGGLQGVIIAPGVNSSLSALIGNTAQLSKIELKEPPSILGQYTETCIQSGIIYGYISMVEGLINRVNQELKTNCFVIATGGVSHIYTPLIEKIHIKDKLHTIKGLKILFHWNH
- the greA gene encoding transcription elongation factor GreA, producing MAKFEYITKEGLEKLQKEIERLENIERPKISMQIAEARDKGDLSENAEYDAIKEAQGFLEMNIAKLKKKLYNARIIDGSKINRTRVSILSTVRVKNLTHGGEQIYTLVPEGEADLKSGKISINTPISTGLLGKQIGEIAHIKLPNKMILDYEILEIAFNE
- a CDS encoding alpha/beta fold hydrolase, with product MTNIINFKTKGKGIPVVLLHGFMESLEIWNYVYDNISKKYKIISIDLPGHGKSIFPLKENTVFTMEKTAEIVKKILEKENIQKAVFVGHSMGGYVALAIAEKYPEIFLGLCLLHSTTKSDTFEKKKIGFNQFN